The nucleotide window CGGGACTGACGTCGTGCTGAATCGAGTCGGACTGATCACGGCAGATGAGCTTTTTTCCGCCGACGCCATCATCGTGGGGTCACCGGTCTATTGGTCGAACATGTCGGGAGAGGTGAAAACGTTCTTCGACAATTGGCAGTTCAAATTCGGTGTCTATCCTGAATTTAAGATGAAAAACAAGGTCGGGGCGGCCTTTGCGACAGGCGGTCAAGGGTCGAGTGGAAAAGAAGTCACGATGTTGACGATCCTGGCCGCGATGCTCGGCAATCAGATGATCGTCGTCGGCGGCGGCGGGGCTTTCGGTGCATCTGCCACGACGGAAGGCGACAGTCCGGGCATTGATAATAAGGAATTGGCCGATGCACAAGCTCTCGGGCGGCGCGTGGCAGAAGTCGCGAGCATCGTTAAGCGCGGTTCAATCAAATAACCATCTCCGTCTTATCGGCGTTTTGCGGCCTTGGTGCTCCCGACAAAACAGTAACGACCTCTGTCGGGCTCCAACTCGCCAAGGTGTATTCCGTCAGGTAATGCGGGACGACAGAGGAGAAATCGAGCGAAGGGAATAAGAGGTGTGGTGAATGAAGTAGGGGCGAGATTAGCTTCGCACGGTGTTCACAGAAGGGGTGCGATGTTCACTCGTCGCAATTTCCACAAACTCATGAATGTTCTTTGAGCAACGGCCGCAGCAGCCGGCTTCCTTCAGGCCGAACTGCGCCTTGAGCTGACAGGCCATGACAATTCCTGCCCGTCCTGCTTCCCTGACTTCAGATTCTGTGATTCCCTTGCAGAGGCAGAGATACATTCGTTGTACTCCTTCTCAGCGATGTCGGGTCTCGGTTCAGATGCGGTTAAGACGCAAACGATTATGATAACCGTTATCAACTTCTTCCAATATACCCTGTGTTGTTGGTGGTGTCAAGGGGATAATTTTGGCGATTATGCCCCACTTGACACCCATTCTGGATTCAGGTAAGATGGCCTCAACATCAGGGAGGCCTTATGAAACCGAATCCAACACTCGCTCAATTGATGACCCAGTTTAAGGACGAAGCGG belongs to Nitrospiraceae bacterium and includes:
- a CDS encoding NAD(P)H-dependent oxidoreductase encodes the protein MNRKNIRSGRCAIVLLLVMGVIYVWPAWADEGQPAIKVLVVYHSLTGNTERMAEAVVEGAKSVVGTDVVLNRVGLITADELFSADAIIVGSPVYWSNMSGEVKTFFDNWQFKFGVYPEFKMKNKVGAAFATGGQGSSGKEVTMLTILAAMLGNQMIVVGGGGAFGASATTEGDSPGIDNKELADAQALGRRVAEVASIVKRGSIK